The region GATTTGTCGCCGAGAATTTTGCGGTCGATGTGGAATACAACGGCTCCGACGGCCTGTGGCGGGCGACGGAGCACGCCTATGACGTGATCGTGCTGGACGTGATGCTCCCGGGCCTGAACGGATATCGCGTGTGTGCACGACTGCGGGCCGCCGGGGTGTGGACACCGATCCTCATGCTCACGGCCAAGGACGGCGAACTGGACGAGACCGAGGGCCTGGACACCGGCGCCGACGACTACCTGACCAAGCCGTTCTCCTACCCGGTGCTGGTCGCCCGACTGCGAGCGCTCGTACGCCGCGGCGGCACCGCCCGCCCTGCCGTGCTGCGGGCGGGGGACCTGGAGCTGGACCCGGCCGCACGCACCTGCCGCCGCGGCCACGAGGCCATCGCGCTGACCGCCAAGGAGTTCGCGGTGCTGGAGCACCTGCTCCGCCGCCGGGACCAGGTGGTGACCAAATCCGAGATCATCGCCGGGGTGTGGGACGAGGCCCGCGAACCGGACCCGAACCTGGTCGAGGTCTACATCAGCACCCTGCGCCGCAAGATCGACGCACCGTTCCACCGACACACCATCACCACAGTCCGCGGCGTCGGCTACCGCATAGACAACCACCAGGGAGGGTCCGCGTGAGCCGACAGGCGCCGTCGTCGCGTGGGCTGCGTCGGCGCGTGACCATGATCGCCACCGCCGTGACCGCCATCCCGGTCCTCGCGGTGGCCGCGCTCGCCGCCGTCTTCCTCAAGACCCAGGCAATGCGGTTCGATAACGCGCCGGTGATCAATATCGGCATCTGCGTGGAAGTGTGGGCGACGGAGGAGGATCCGAAGAAAATGCCCACAGGTGTCTGCGCTCTCCACGACGGTGTCGTGGAGATGGACTGGAGAGAAGTCGGCAGCCTGACTTCCAACAGGATCACCTACAAGGACAGAGTCACTGCCATCCGTGCCTCCTACCACTCGACCGCGTTGATTCCGCAGCTGTCGCTCTGGCCCTTCAACGAGCCCGAAAGAATGACCTACCGGGCGGTCACGGACACAGGTATGGCTTCTGACCCGCTTCCCCTCTCCGGGATACCCGGAGCCGGCATTCCGAAGGGGAAATACCTACCCGCGTTCTCCGAGGTAGAGCAGGATGCGGCGAAGCGCCGTGCCCTGCTCGCGCAACCGCAACGGACCCTCAACCTCCGGGTGTTCTCCCTGGCGAGTGGAGCGTTGTTGCTGATCGGTCTGTTCGGATGCGTGGTGCGTATCGCGGTCGGCCGGGTGTTGCGGCCGGTGGAGGCCATCCGGCGCGAGATGGCCGACATCACCGAGCACGACCTGTCCCGCCGCGTCCCCGTACCTCGTGCCCGCAACGAGATCGCGGGGTTGGCCACCACGGTCAACGCGACACTGGACCGACTGGAGGTCGCCGTGGAGGACAACCGGCGCTTCGTCGCCGACGCCTCCCACGAACTGCGCAGCCCGATCGCCGCGCTGCGCGCCGAGTTGGAGATCGCCACCGCCCACCCCGGCCTGACCGACTGGCCCGCCGTGGTCGACGCGGCCCTGGCCGACACCGACCGCCTGCAACAACTGGCCACCGACCTGCTCCTGCTCGCCCGCCTCGACCACACCCCCACCGCAGGCCACGAGGCGACTGTCGACCTCACCGCCCTCGTCCACGACCACACCGCGCGCCGTCGCACCCGGCACACCTTGATCACCGACCTGCCCGACCACCCGATCCCCGTACGTGGCAACCGCGCCCTGCTCGACCGCCTGCTGGGCAACCTGCTCGACAACGCCGAACGCCACGCCACCACGACCATCCACATCAGCCTGACCACCACCGACCACCACGTGGTCCTCGAAGTCCGAGACGACGGCCCCGGCATTCCACCCGAAGACCGCGAACGCGTCTTCGACCGCTTTACCCGCCTCGACCACTCCCGCACCCGAGACACCGGCGGCACCGGACTCGGGCTACCCATCGCCCGACGGATCGCCACCGCCCATCACAGCACCCTCCACGCCACCGACGGTCCCGCCGCCGGCGGTGCACGACTCGTCGCCGTTCTCCCGCTCCAGCCACACGGCACCCTGCGGAACACCGATTCCGACGCGGATCGTGCGCCAGCGCCACCGTCCGCGGAACGGGGTACTGGTCGAGGCCCGAACGGTCGCCGGTGATGAAGACACGAGGACAGTCACTTCGGGTGATGATGACGCTGGCCGTCACCACAGTGGTCGCCGTGCCCCTATTCGCCGCCGCCGCCGTCGCCGTGATGTTCCTGCGCGCGCAGGCGGAAAGCTACGACTCGGCACCGGTCCGCCGGAACGCGTTGTGCGTCGGGGGAGTCATCGCGGACTCGGTGCTCCACGACGTGCACCTGCCCGGCAGTCAGACAGGCGATGCGCCACGTGCTTCCTACGGTCACCGATGCGAACTCGGTGCCCACGCCCTGGCGACACGCCCCACGAGATCGGGCGACGTGGTCGTACGGGAACTCCCGGACGCCGACAAGGTCTTGATCAGTGTCGCGAGCTACGACTCGACAGCCTATGTTCCGGTTCTGTCGATCTGGCCCTTCACCGACCCGGACGACACCGACTACAGGATCGTGCGGGATTCCGGCGAGACACTAACCTCCTACTTTCCCTTGCAGCCGGAAGACGCCGAGGCGATCGCGGAAGCGCAACGCACCCTCAGCCAGCGGGTGCTGATGCTGGCCGGTGGGTTCATCGGACTGTGCGCGCTGGTCGGCGGAGCCGTGTGGACGGCGACCGGACGTCTGCTGCGCCCTGTAGAGGCAATCCGACGAGAACTGGCCGAAATCACCGATAGCGACCTCGCCCGCCGGGTGCCGACGCCACGAGGACGCACAGAACTCACGAGACTGGCGGAAGCCGTGAACGCGACGCTCGACAGACTGCAGGTCGCGGCGGAGGACAACCGACGGTTCGTCGCTGACGCCTCCCACGAACTGCGCAGCCCGATCGCCGCGCTGCGCGCCGAGTTGGAGATCGCCACCGCCCACCCCCGTCAAGCCGACTGGCCCGCGGTCGTCGACGCCGCCCTGGTCGATACCGAACGCCTGCAACACCTCGCCGGCGACCTGCTCCTGCTCGCCCGCCTCGACCACACCACCACCATCGCCACCGCGGGCGCCGCCGGCGAGATCATCGACCTGATCACCCTGGTCCGCGACCACACCGCCCGCCGTCGGAGCCGCCACGTCGTCACCGTCGACCTGCCCGAACGCCCGGCGCGGGTGCACGGCCGCCGCGCTTTGCTGGAGCGCCTGCTGGGCAACCTGCTCGACAACGCCGAACGCCACGCCACCACAACCATCACCGTCCACGTGGCCGTCGCCGACGACCACGTGGCCCTGGAGGTACTCGACGACGGCCCTGGCATCCCATCGAAAGACCGCGAACGCGTCTTCGACCGCTTCACCCGCTTGGACGACGCCCGCACCCGCGACACAGGCGGCACCGGACTCGGCCTGCCCATCGCCCGACGGATCGCCACCGCCCACATGGCGACCCTCCACGCCACCGATCACCCCAACGGTGGAGCGCACCTGATCGCCACGTTCCCCGCAGCAGCGTAGAAGCCTGGCTAGTGGTTAACCGGTTCGACCTGACCGGGAATCACGGGCGCATTCTCGAAGCCTTTCGGCTACCTGTCGGCCGATGTGCGAGCTGTACTCTCTTCTGCGCGTAGAGCGCCGGAAGCGCGTGTGAGATCGATGTGGCACAGGTCGACCACCGACTCGACTGCGTCGGCTGGCACCGGGGCAGGCCACCTGCTCGATGAGCAACGGCAAGCGGTCACGTGCAAGGGAATCGCGTTACTCGCTGCGGGGCTTGCTGTCGATACTCTGGTTGCGAGTGGCGCGTATGGCCCATGTTGGTGGACCAGGGCAGAACCGTTTCCGACTTGCCCGGCCGATGCTTCGGGCCGGGCGAGTCGGGGGCTTGGTCAGAGTTCGGCTCGGGGTGGGAAGTCGTTGACGGCGTCGGCGAGGTATTGGGCGAGTTGGTTGTGGTAGGTGTCGTTGGGTGTGCCGTTGGTGAGGTATTGGGGTGCCAGTTGGTTGGGGTTTGTGGTGTCTCGGACGGCGGCGTCGTAGTCGACGACGTGGTCGGCGTCGTAGTCGGTCGAGTTGGCGAGTAGCGCTTGGTTGAGGTTGCGTCGGTGGGTTTCCCTCGGGTCGTTGGCGGCGAGGCCCAGTGGCGGGATGGTGGTGAGGATGACGTGCACCCGTGAGCCGTCGGTCCGGTTGTGGCGTTTGAGGCCGTTGGCGCGTTCGGTGCTGATCAGTCGGGTGAGGTTCGCGCTCACCTCGGGGGCTGACGCGCCGTTGAGGATGTCGGTGGCGCCCGCTGCCACGAGGATGGTGCGGACGTTGGGTGCGCTGAAGGCGGATCGGTAGGTGTCGATCGCGGAGTTGCCGGCTGAGGATGCGCCCAGGTCGGGCAGGCTGTTGTTCTGTTGCGTCTGCCGGATGTCCGCGGTGCTCAAGGTGCGTTGGTGGGCGCGGACGTCGGCGATGGAGCCGTTGAAGTAGTCGGTGTGGTTGTTGGCGTAGCGGGCGCGGCCGATGGTGAAGGGGCCGTTGGTGGGGAACGTGGTGACGTTGGTAGCGGTTCCTTCGAGGTTGCCGTTGACGTAGAGGCGTGCGGTGCGGGTGGTGGCGTCGTAGGTGGCGGCGAGGTGGGTCCAGGTGTTCGGGACCGGTTCGTTGGTGGAATAGGCGCGCCAGTAGTCGTGTTGGAGTGTGTCCTGTCCGTGGATGCTCAGCGCCCAGCGGCGTTGTTGCGTGTTGTACTGGAGGAAGAACGTGCTTCCGGTGACACCGTCCTGGCTGACGATGGTCTGGTAGGTGTCGAGGGAGGCGATTTTGGCCCAAGCGGTGACGCTGAAGCTCGTGGAGGTGTCGAGGACCTTCCCCGCGGTCTGCAGGTAGGCGTTGGTGCCGTTGAGGGCGACGGAGCCGTTGTGGTCGGTGCTCCAGGTGGTGCCGCCGTGGGTGGTGGCCGTGTTGGTGCCGACGGCGTCTCGGGCGGTGGTGCCGGTGCCGTCGTCGAGGCGCCAGCGGGCGGTGTCGGGGATGCCTGCGCGGCTGGCGTTGACCAGGCCGCCGGGCAGGGTGGCGCCGACGCCGGCGAGCTTGCCGGGCAGGTGGTCGACCCAGGTGTTGCGTTGGGTGGTGCCGGGTGGCGCGGTGGCGGTGAGGTGGTCGCCGAGGACGACGATCGTGCCCTGGCTGGTGTCCGGTGTGGACACGTCGACGCCGGTGACGAAGTAGCTGCCGTTCAGGGTTGTGGTGAACGGTGTGCCGTTGGTGTTGGTCACGGTGTTGCCGGCGGCGAGGTAGGTGGGCGCGGTGGCGTTGGCGTGTACGGGGGCGAGGGTGGTGGCGTTGGGCAGGTGGAGGCTGACGACGAGGTTGCCGTTGCCACCGCTCGGGGACGTGACCGGGTCGCTGTACGCCTCGCCTCCGGCGGGGATCGTGACCGATG is a window of Saccharothrix espanaensis DSM 44229 DNA encoding:
- a CDS encoding response regulator transcription factor, with amino-acid sequence MRVLVVEDDRRMAGLLVRGFVAENFAVDVEYNGSDGLWRATEHAYDVIVLDVMLPGLNGYRVCARLRAAGVWTPILMLTAKDGELDETEGLDTGADDYLTKPFSYPVLVARLRALVRRGGTARPAVLRAGDLELDPAARTCRRGHEAIALTAKEFAVLEHLLRRRDQVVTKSEIIAGVWDEAREPDPNLVEVYISTLRRKIDAPFHRHTITTVRGVGYRIDNHQGGSA
- a CDS encoding sensor histidine kinase, giving the protein MSRQAPSSRGLRRRVTMIATAVTAIPVLAVAALAAVFLKTQAMRFDNAPVINIGICVEVWATEEDPKKMPTGVCALHDGVVEMDWREVGSLTSNRITYKDRVTAIRASYHSTALIPQLSLWPFNEPERMTYRAVTDTGMASDPLPLSGIPGAGIPKGKYLPAFSEVEQDAAKRRALLAQPQRTLNLRVFSLASGALLLIGLFGCVVRIAVGRVLRPVEAIRREMADITEHDLSRRVPVPRARNEIAGLATTVNATLDRLEVAVEDNRRFVADASHELRSPIAALRAELEIATAHPGLTDWPAVVDAALADTDRLQQLATDLLLLARLDHTPTAGHEATVDLTALVHDHTARRRTRHTLITDLPDHPIPVRGNRALLDRLLGNLLDNAERHATTTIHISLTTTDHHVVLEVRDDGPGIPPEDRERVFDRFTRLDHSRTRDTGGTGLGLPIARRIATAHHSTLHATDGPAAGGARLVAVLPLQPHGTLRNTDSDADRAPAPPSAERGTGRGPNGRR
- a CDS encoding sensor histidine kinase produces the protein MMTLAVTTVVAVPLFAAAAVAVMFLRAQAESYDSAPVRRNALCVGGVIADSVLHDVHLPGSQTGDAPRASYGHRCELGAHALATRPTRSGDVVVRELPDADKVLISVASYDSTAYVPVLSIWPFTDPDDTDYRIVRDSGETLTSYFPLQPEDAEAIAEAQRTLSQRVLMLAGGFIGLCALVGGAVWTATGRLLRPVEAIRRELAEITDSDLARRVPTPRGRTELTRLAEAVNATLDRLQVAAEDNRRFVADASHELRSPIAALRAELEIATAHPRQADWPAVVDAALVDTERLQHLAGDLLLLARLDHTTTIATAGAAGEIIDLITLVRDHTARRRSRHVVTVDLPERPARVHGRRALLERLLGNLLDNAERHATTTITVHVAVADDHVALEVLDDGPGIPSKDRERVFDRFTRLDDARTRDTGGTGLGLPIARRIATAHMATLHATDHPNGGAHLIATFPAAA